The window atcaataaaaaaaatgaaattaattgattttcaagTCATTTCAGAATACactagataataaaataataatatgttaagAGGGACAAGTTTGGTAGGTTAATATCAAAGTAAGTTCTATTTGATTTTTGCGATGCGGTGTGGTGTGGTGtgatttattcttatattagttatagatttaaaaatatttagacatATAATAATTTTGTATGGATCTTATTTAAACAAATTTCTTAAAACTTTGGTTTAAAAACAcctataatattaattacagcttttatttatttattttaaaaaaaaaactaccgcagccatacaaataataaaatggaTGGATCATTTATTCATGACTTCATGTTATGCCTCTCCACTCCAGATTTAGGGGCcatgagttgttttttattcacgCCCGATCGATTTGCTGCATTTAATTACTACTGATTAGAAataattacaaagttaaatagTTAGTTTAATGTTAATGGTCATGAACAGGTGGAAACCTCATGAGTCAAGGCTTGTGGTGTTCTTGTTTAGGGTGCCtgttaatatttcattttcttggaGAAACCAATATCAAGACCTGTTAATATTTCATGCATGAGggaaattaataataacaaacatTAAGAAATCTAAGATAAAATATAGGGCAAATCTCATATATactgtcgcacgtgtgcggcgatCATCCACCCTTCTCAGGGAAAAAATATGGAAATGTGGTGTATTTCTGGCAAAATATaaagagacaaggaattcttgtcttttatcattaaaatatggactgggagtcgccacctagtattctggtcattaagaaccctaactggtctcagagatcgggtacgaaaactggttgcgtaaagggaaggtattagcaccccaactatgccctacctaagataggttgcattattttgttgtctgataaaatttaaagtcgTGTTGtgatttctaattgttggtctgtctaaAGGTCAAAACAAGTCCTTCTTAATAAGAAGATTATTATCTTAATGCGATAAAACCTAATCGTTCTATTGTccgaaaaagaattaaatatccGGAATACGCATTACGTGTAATGTCATATCCTGGATACTAaatgagaaacaaaataaaatttttgttgtttttgaaattttgaccagtgttctcttgactttaataaactggttattaaagccaaaatacatgctaaaacattgttttttttattggtgtatgaaaaacacaatataattttttagctttgagacacttggccgtatgcacaaaaatatttttttatttttcaatgtttttttgtatttttgaaagttttgacgaaaactaggtattttaatactagattcGTATTTTTATGATGTAAAATACTGcctgatattaatcaaaataacataaaaactacgtggaaaaattataaaacactgaaataaatatttttgattttttttcttgcaatggGCCGAATCAGGCCCAAATactcagcccagcccatgtgAACAGTGccctccactgttcacatgctacgtgaacagtggaggtgTAGCAGGAATGAAAcaggagaaagaagaaggggAGAAGGGCTGACATGTGGTGGCTGCAACCGTTGGCTGTGCTACTGGAGGCGACAGGCGGCGGCGCTGGTGGTCGGCGACactgtttttcttctctctctctcctctgttttACGCTCTCTTTctgcttttctcttcttcttcttttttcagcttttcccctctcttttctcttctctcctctgcTCTGTCTCTTTCTCTCAGTCTTTCAGTCTCTCTCTTCCCTCCCTTCTCTGttctgtctctttttttttcatcgtcCCCCCCCTGTTTTTATAGGCGAAAAACAGGGGAGCAAGTGGACGGGGCGGCCACTGTGCTGCCGCCCCTCCACCGTCTGTCCCACACGTGGAAAGCGGTGTCGGTGTCTTTTTGAAGGTGTCGGCTGGAAAGCTGAGGGCGGTGATAGaggaaggaagaaaaatcttcttcttcccctgttcCGCGcatccaggggaagaagaagatggtgccgtttcaaaacggcaccgtttctagctttcttctcttttttttctggtgAACAGTATatgaaacggcgccgtttttcCCAAAACGcgttgtttcatttaaatggaTTTTGGCGCCCAATACGCGTCAGATTCAAAATCAAGCCTTCAATTTGCGCGCTTTTTGCATTTTGatccttggtctcggatttcttcaattaagtccctaattggccataaaacttcaatatttatgcaattaagcccctaatttgaccaaattaacttccaaaaattataatttgacgccagaactttaatttcttctaattaaagcctaaattgactccaaaatcaattttttcttgcaatcaaactctccataaattcaattaaaccttcaataaaatttaattgagtccataaacacatgattttggacttttcttcctcaaattgaattttctttgtcaacagggctctcatcagtcaacaaaatattgttaaattttaatttttgtattttgaaacctcctcaaccaatttttgaaCATTTTCTGAGTGTTCTGGCATCCTTTTTTcactgtttatttattttttgataatattttcctgatttttttgtattttattattttttgtgctggacccaaaaatgggttacaacatatACCTTCAAGCTATTGTGGTCATCTAGATTTGACCTTCAGACAACTAGGAGCCTTGTGGTGATCGATCtgtgatttcttgttttttttttttttttacaattcgaTTATCCCTGATGTGCTCATTCTGGCTTCAATTCTTAGAATTGATCGGTCCTTGTTTGATAGATTTTACTCAGCTGGAATGCTTCTTGACAGCTTTTTTATCAATGATGCAAGCCAAGGACCCCAATAACTAGGTCTCATTCTCTACGAAACGTTAGAAATTCCGAATATTTTAACTGATTCGGTGAATAAATTAACTCTAATAAAACTGTTCAGGAACAAAACCAGAAATAATCAGGTTTTAGTTTTCTGCATAACTGCAATCAAGATTCATAGATATAAAACTAACCCTATTTCTAGGACTCTTGAACTCTACTGGCCATGCAAGTTTTGCCAGCTTGTGCCACAGCCTGGAGGCAACAAAGAAGACCTGAAACCTCACCTTCATAGCATAACTTGTTTGCAATGGTAACGTTGTACTTCTTAGGTCAATATTGTACCATCAAGAATCTATAACCAACCCAATTGAGAAGCAGCTGTTGAGGAATATTAGCTTGTGTAGATTCCTTGCAAGAGATCGAGTTTGCTTCTTCAGAGACATGTCAGGACTAATCAGTTCAAAAGAAACTAAACTAATAATGGGGGCATCACttgacaatatatttttgtaaggATTTCTAGTAAGAAATAGATTCCTGATTCCTGATTGGATTGGATTACAGCATTCATGACGTAGGATACCCAACCTTCCTCTTATCATTGTGCACAACACTTGCAAACCAGCATTATTTTCCTATCagatcaaaaaaataacatatcattCTGTTTGTggtgctttttttaaaaagctgcattataaaaatgattatcATTTCAAAGTGGGGGGCCTGAAAGCTGCAACATGTTAGATGGCAAAGCTAGAAAAatcatttgatatttaaattaatctacaTGCAACTAGTGACTTTTAAGGTGCTGATTTCAACTGGGCTGCCTTGGAATATTAAGTTCTCAAACATTATTAATGGTATACTTGAGCTTTTCTATCATACAGTCTATGGCTCCAGCctatttaaaactcaattattttttaacttcatGAGACCACTATGTCTAGAATGGACACTTATCGGGGAGGTTTTTTATTGACTTGGCATGAGAAGTTTTTAGAGATTCTAAATTCACAGACTCTATGCATTATCTTTTCTTGTTCTCAAGTTTTAGATTCTCAAGTTTCAtgctgagatatttttttattatatggtCTGCCTCTATGAGTCGTCTCAACACTATAGATAGATTATATGTTTTTCAGATCATTCCTTTTTTGATATGTATTCTTTGTGGGTCACAAGTTGAAACACATGAATATTTATTCTTTCAGTATCTTTTCTCTATTATAATTTGGCATGCTATCACGAGCATGACCCTTATGAGTTGGTCTTTTTTGACATGGCGTCAGCTATTTCAGTTGGCATACACGTAcctgaaaaagaagaagaaatttacaTATCTACTTGCTTGGTTAGCCTTCTAAGCCTTGATTTACTTTATCTAGTATAAGAGAAATAACTAAGTTTTTCATCAGATTTATCAATCTCATCGAGATGTTTGTgaggatattttttatttggttcgaTCCTATTTAATAAAGCCCTATTTTTATGATCCATTAGGCACATTCGAGAGTTATGAGATACCaatattgagattttatttagtatattttcatatataattaactagttgaccaattaaaaagttttcagaaatcAGTCAATTAGTTCATTTGCTATTTGTCTttattcaggtttttttttttagctttcacATATCcttccctttaatatatatatatatatatatatatatatatatatatatatatatatattgcaaccTTGTTTTAGTACTCTATTATTGTCTTTGTTCTTCTGCTTACTTTCCATCCTTCTACTTCAATATCTAGTCCTGGATTGCATATTTCTTACCTTCTCCTTTATTCATCACTTTCTGCTAAATGTTCAGGTCTAAATCATTTCTTAGAACATACAATCAACAGATACCATTTTGTCCACATCCACTTGCCGCGTACCGATGTGTTTAAGCTATATTGTACTGATCAACGAATCAAATGGAAGACCACTTGTGTATATATGTAGGTTATTATCACCAGAAACAATGAGTTTAATCCCTTGCTTTCTCGGACATGACCTTTACTAACTCCAAAGCCGAaccattttcatatattttatctgGCAATTCATTAACCATAATAAATCTGATTATGCTCGAACATTCAAATCATGGACTGCATTCATATAGCTTATCACTTACTTATCAGTGTGACAAAGGACCTTAAGTACTCCCGACTGATCAAAACAAATCTGACTTTTGTTCATATTTCTAACTTTGAAGCTAACATAACCTAAAAACTGATAACCACAGTGAAAGAGTAGAGCAACTAAGAATATGAGGGCAGGAGCCAATTTTTGTAGGCTGTAATATTACGTCAAGCATAAACCAGTCCTGATTATTGATAGGCAGTAATAAAGAGTTTTTGCATACTTGTCAGTGCATACATATACGGCCTCTTTAACAAATTTGGGACGCGGGAGCATCAATGATACAGAATGCTAATATGTACTAATTAAAGCTAACGTTACAGATCAGTGATCACATACCAAGTTTTGGTAAAAGAACCCTTACAAGAAAAAGAATGCAGTCTTCCTTCAGAGGCCCAATCTCAAGTCCAAAGTGAGACCTGAGGAATAAAAAGAGGATGATTCATCTTCCACTGGGGCTGGCAAATTGAGGTCCAACACACAACCTTCCTTTTCTGTAAGAACATGAAGTCCTCCTTGATTCATGGATGATGAGATTTCTTCCCCTTTCTCCCAATGGCATCTCTTGTGTCCGCCCAGTGCCTGTCCACTAGGAAACACCCTCGAGCAAATACTACACTTGTGCCCTAACACCATCAATGCCTTGCTATTATCTTCCACATTCTCCTTCACATCACCACTCCCACTATGATCCTCAACTACCTCACAACCATCATTCCTCTTTATAGCAAAACAACCCTTCACATTCTTGTGACTGGCCCTACGACCCCCTAGTGCCAGGTGTGACCCAAAAACCTTCTCGCAACTCGAACACTCGACACGAGTACAATTCACTTGATCATGATCTTGAGCTTGATGAGAACTACCAGCAACAACCCCACCACCAAACTCGTTACGCTCCAACATTATTGCACCATCACTATTAGCCAACATTAACAAACATGAAGCCACCTCATGATCCTCTGCGGTCAACATGTCTTCCCAATTAGTAGGACTAACAATACTTAACAGTTGAATAGGCGAAGTAGGCCTGCGATAATTGGGTGGTGGATTAATTCCACGCCACTGTCTTTCAGGGTGACATCTCATGTGACCAAAGAGTGCTTTCCATGACCAAAACTTCTTGCCACACTCGGTACAAGGTCTTGTGATCTTGGGTGCAGAAGGGTCAGgctttttgtaatattttggcTTCGATATTGTACTAGAAGGGAGCAAACTTGGTTCAATCTTGATCAACTTAGTTCGTTTTTTACGTGGATTTTGATGGTAGTATGTGGTAGGgatagaagaagatgatggaagGCCGAAATCAGGGTCGGGATCGGTATTGTGGTTTGTCATCCCTGTTTGAGAAGTTAAGGTTAAGGAGATTGAATTTCGAAAggacaagaaaaaagaagtgtAACCAAAGGAGAAGAGGTTGCTTATGTAGATGTAATGGCAGTTGTATAGGCAGTTGAGAAAGTGGCGGTTTCTATGCTTTTGTTTTGTAGTTATCCACAAGGTGCTTGAAACAAGGTGACTCTTAATCTGTTAGCACTAATCTAACTGCCTAATCCACAAAAATCTCAGATTGTGGTTGCATGTGGCCATAAAAAGGATTTTGtgctaattaattaagcaaCAGAAATACCAATAAATTTCTCTGAAAAATCTGAGCTCGTCTCCAACTAAGATTAGTGGAGGCTAATTAGGAGGTGGTAGGCGAGTTCTGTTTCGTGTTTGGAGGGTGAGTGTGGGAACATGAGGGCAATGCTTGAAGCCCACTACTTGGCAAGCTGAACCCACTTTGATCACGAAGTATAGTATTGGAAACCACATGGGGTTCCAAAGCAGGTGGGGCAATTCGCCATTAACACAAATTTCTAGTGATACTACAGGATTTACAGATGACTTCTACAAAAGGGCATCGATTCTTTCAATTGTTCAACGCTAATTTGTATTAATCCCTTGCAAAGGgatacttgtttttttcaatagagCCACAAATATAACAATACAAAACTAGCTAGAAGCATGGGATAGAAgggagaacaaaaacaaaaggataaaaatgaacaTTACTAACATTATATTACAACACGGTTCGGATTCAGGTACGTCAATATATTTTGGGACTAGAGATTAAAGAATGGATGATGCTGCAAGTGCAATATTACGGCGAATATTGGCAGTCTAGCAGGAGGACGGCCACTGCGGTCGAGTCAAAATAAGCGCAGacaggttttcttttttcttctttttttaccctTCTTTAGTCAAGAGTATATAACAGAGCAAGGTATTCAAACGTCCTCTTATTTCTCTGATAGGCTTTGATGAGCTGAGGGTGCTTTAAAATTCTTCAAGGATTTCCCCAGGAAATTTAAAATCGCAACTCTTTGCACCTCCTTTGCTGTAAAAATTGGGAATGAATTAGAGAGATATATTAGCCTCCTGAAATCTCAGAATATTGGACTAGAATTTATCAAGCATGCACAAACATAATTAGCAACAAATATGTCTCTTTGAATGGTACCAAGAAAATGTAGATTTGCAACAGTTACGGACCTCAAAGTAGGCAATGGCACCACCTGTTACAACTTACGTAGTCACTGTGAAAAAGACATAGCTGGCAAATATAAAATACAGATGTGCGGAAAAACTtactcaaaactaaaaaaagcacACCATCCTACAACAGCCAGTCCAACCTAACTGTAAAAGTTGCTGATGTCTGCTCAGCAATCAAATGAAgtgtaaaaaattaagatggCAAAGTCACAAATGCATAATGAAACCCTAGTGAAGATATGACAATCGCATTTGGGTTACatgaatttaattgataaactaTTTAATGATCCCCAACATTAGAAAGACTCCATTGTCCCATTTGGAATAGTGTTGTGCAACTCATGCAGTATAATGCCCATGCAGGCCACTTTCATTTACATGTGGTGCACATTAAGCCCACCTCAAACATGCAGACTCTCCCCAGCCATATCCATCTTACAGTTTATGAAGGTTGTGTTTGACCACCTTATCACACGCACATTCAAAGGAAAACAGAGGTACGGAAAAAACAGAGATTCACATTACCTTCCTCCAGTGAAAGTTGAATTGATCTCTTTTCTACCTCAATAGCATGCTTGCTAAGCTCAACTGAGGAAACTGACTGGAGCACtgcagccaaaaaaaaaaagagaaggcaaATCAGTGATTAGCAGTGGCTAAATAGATTATCTTAGTTTGAAGCTCTAGGACTTACTCTGGACGTATTCGTCTAGATCAGATTCATCCGATTTCTTCAATGAAATCTGCAATTGATGATACCGCTCTTCCCAATGCATATTTTTCTCTCCCTTTGGATTAGATGAAGGGACAATAGAACCAACAGGAAGATAACTGGATTCTGCTGGTGAAAACGTGCTAGACTGTCCAAGAGGAAGAGGAACTGAAGGTTTTCCAGATGAAATTATTGGAGGAGCCACGGGCATAGGTACCAAAGCTGGAAAAGTAGAGACCGTTGACTCTATCTGGGGACGCTTTGGTTGAGCAGTCTCCTCTGGATGACTAAGCTTGCCGACTTCTGCCTCAGATTTCCCACGTGCATCAACAAGACGAAAATTTGGAGCGCCACTAGTAGAAGATTCATAGCATGGAAGTGGACGGTACATCAGGTCCTCAGATGATGGTCTCTTGGCTCCAGAAACCTTAATGCCATTCATAGTCTTTCCTCCATCCTTTGATAAAGGAGAGTTTTCAACAGATTTGGGAATTCTGTTTTCATTCTGCACATCTCTTAATGCTGTCTTCTTTACAACAAGTGGAAAGTGCTTATCGTGTATGGACGAGTTATTGTCAGCATTGCCAAGCCCATGCTCACCAGATTTTGAATCTATCGTTTGTTGAACCATCTGGAGTAAAGACATATATGAGAAATCCAGAGGAACTTGGAAATCTACGAAAACAATACAAGCCAAGCTAATAAAAGAAGTCATTGTGTTTAGTATAATCACCCATGTAAGTGAAATAAAAGATGGAAGTTTCAGATTTCTTAACACCAAGTCAACGAATATTGAACCCAAGAGAAGCAGATCCAACAaatacaatttctttttctttcttagttATTACAGCTAGAAGGGAAAATCAACTGCCTGAAAGGCATAGGCTGGCTGCAGAGCTTAATCTCATGGGACGACCATTCCCGAACACTCATCCACCATACTCACTATCAACAAAGCCATAAGGCagcatttttcctttttcattagaTTCACAAGTAAATCCCAACAAATCCCATCTTAAAATTTCAACTAAaccaaaaaacacaattaaggCATTTATTAAGCATAACCAGCAAAAGCTGAACTCCAATAAATTAACATTACAGCAACAACAATGCGAACAAACAAACCAAAAGAAGTGATAGCAACATAAACTTGAtaattccttttcttcttacaCAAAACCTTAATCTTTGAGTagcattaaagataaaataagcAGAAGTGGCCTAAAAACCAGAAAGCCAGAGTAGAAAATACGTCACTTACAACGATAAATCAGCAATTTTGAAGCATGGGTTATGTTTATTACCTAAAAAAAAAGTCCCgtcaaatcaaaattcaaataaaaaaaaaaatagcctacAAGCAGTTAAAAATTTATCCATTTTGGACAATTTTTCATCGTTAATCTCCAAGAAAAACCTTAAAAGGAAGAATTAAATGAGAGAATAAGAGTATTAGACTAGAGAGAATAAAGGGTCTCTAATTAAAATCAGAGACAGAAAGGCAATATTACATTAGCTCATTGAAGCGCAGTGTGGGAAAGCGAGAGCGAGATAGAGAGATGAGAGGGTTTTCAAAAGCAAAAGAAGCTTTggctctaaaaaaaaaagttaaagagatTTATTAGTCCtctattttgtaattattttgtttaggcCTCGGTAGGTCTAGCTATTTATGATGGGTCCCAACTTCTGagcttctttttcaaaaaagtgCCACAAAAATtacttcttattttttaatcctcTTAAGCGCATTTTATTCAGGGCTGATTGAAAGGAagataaaaattgtattttaaaattatttttgtttaaaaatatattaaaataatgttttatattttttaatacattaaaacgatttaaaaacactaaaaatataatttaaaacaaaaaaaaattaaatttttcaaaaacacgttTCTAAACACTCATTGTTGATTTATGGGGGAATTGTCAAGCACTTGCGCTAACAATTGAGGAATTTAGAATAATGCCTAATGAGATGGAGTGTTGGTTTTTTATTAGACTCAAATCTAAGGAACTGGTTTTTTATGTCACAGCTCTTGATGTGTTTGGGGTAGCTGAAGTTACTCTTAAATTAGGAATACGACAGCAAAACCAGCACCAAATAAGTGCATGCATGCATAATAATTGTTCACCAATTCCATTGTAGCCTTACTATGCTTACTGAGATGGAGACTCCTCCACTTCCATggtaattatatttgataatactCACTATTGGATGAATAAAGATGTTTAGACTTCTACATGGCTGGCCAGTAATGTTTTGCTTGTGAGCTTTGTAGTCGACTCTTAGAAGGAATGCCAAAATCACAACTGTTTGCAACTCCAAGCTAGTCCATACCATTGCACGGAAAGATAGAAGGATGCCCGGAAAGGGATGATCCTCCTAATCCAGTAGATACTGCATTTCACAGCGCATTGCCAACATAACCTTAATGAGGTATTTAGCTTTACCTACGATCTTGTAATAAACGATCCAGCTGAGCCTGACCGTGACAAGAGAAACAGTCAACATCGATAAAAGCTTAAACTTTAGAGGAAAGGGATTATCTCACTGTTTAATCCAACAATGATACGCTTAAAGACCAACTAAATAATATCGCTGAGTAACAAAGTCAATTGAGCTGTAAAATAAATCCACTGTtgatcat of the Populus nigra chromosome 7, ddPopNigr1.1, whole genome shotgun sequence genome contains:
- the LOC133698907 gene encoding zinc finger protein ZAT3-like, yielding MTNHNTDPDPDFGLPSSSSIPTTYYHQNPRKKRTKLIKIEPSLLPSSTISKPKYYKKPDPSAPKITRPCTECGKKFWSWKALFGHMRCHPERQWRGINPPPNYRRPTSPIQLLSIVSPTNWEDMLTAEDHEVASCLLMLANSDGAIMLERNEFGGGVVAGSSHQAQDHDQVNCTRVECSSCEKVFGSHLALGGRRASHKNVKGCFAIKRNDGCEVVEDHSGSGDVKENVEDNSKALMVLGHKCSICSRVFPSGQALGGHKRCHWEKGEEISSSMNQGGLHVLTEKEGCVLDLNLPAPVEDESSSFYSSGLTLDLRLGL
- the LOC133698613 gene encoding uncharacterized protein LOC133698613 isoform X2 — protein: MVQQTIDSKSGEHGLGNADNNSSIHDKHFPLVVKKTALRDVQNENRIPKSVENSPLSKDGGKTMNGIKVSGAKRPSSEDLMYRPLPCYESSTSGAPNFRLVDARGKSEAEVGKLSHPEETAQPKRPQIESTVSTFPALVPMPVAPPIISSGKPSVPLPLGQSSTFSPAESSYLPVGSIVPSSNPKGEKNMHWEERYHQLQISLKKSDESDLDEYVQMLQSVSSVELSKHAIEVEKRSIQLSLEEAKEVQRVAILNFLGKSLKNFKAPSAHQSLSEK
- the LOC133698613 gene encoding uncharacterized protein LOC133698613 isoform X1: MVQQTIDSKSGEHGLGNADNNSSIHDKHFPLVVKKTALRDVQNENRIPKSVENSPLSKDGGKTMNGIKVSGAKRPSSEDLMYRPLPCYESSTSGAPNFRLVDARGKSEAEVGKLSHPEETAQPKRPQIESTVSTFPALVPMPVAPPIISSGKPSVPLPLGQSSTFSPAESSYLPVGSIVPSSNPKGEKNMHWEERYHQLQISLKKSDESDLDEYVQMLQSVSSVELSKHAIEVEKRSIQLSLEEGGAIAYFEVRNCCKSTFSCKGGAKSCDFKFPGEILEEF
- the LOC133698613 gene encoding uncharacterized protein LOC133698613 isoform X3 is translated as MVQQTIDSKSGEHGLGNADNNSSIHDKHFPLVVKKTALRDVQNENRIPKSVENSPLSKDGGKTMNGIKVSGAKRPSSEDLMYRPLPCYESSTSGAPNFRLVDARGKSEAEVGKLSHPEETAQPKRPQIESTVSTFPALVPMPVAPPIISSGKPSVPLPLGQSSTFSPAESSYLPVGSIVPSSNPKGEKNMHWEERYHQLQISLKKSDESDLDEYVQMLQSVSSVELSKHAIEVEKRSIQLSLEEGGAIAYFEQRRCKELRF
- the LOC133698613 gene encoding uncharacterized protein LOC133698613 isoform X5, whose amino-acid sequence is MVQQTIDSKSGEHGLGNADNNSSIHDKHFPLVVKKTALRDVQNENRIPKSVENSPLSKDGGKTMNGIKVSGAKRPSSEDLMYRPLPCYESSTSGAPNFRLVDARGKSEAEVGKLSHPEETAQPKRPQIESTVSTFPALVPMPVAPPIISSGKPSVPLPLGQSSTFSPAESSYLPVGSIVPSSNPKGEKNMHWEERYHQLQISLKKSDESDLDEYVQMLQSVSSVELSKHAIEVEKRSIQLSLEEVTT
- the LOC133698613 gene encoding uncharacterized protein LOC133698613 isoform X4 — protein: MVQQTIDSKSGEHGLGNADNNSSIHDKHFPLVVKKTALRDVQNENRIPKSVENSPLSKDGGKTMNGIKVSGAKRPSSEDLMYRPLPCYESSTSGAPNFRLVDARGKSEAEVGKLSHPEETAQPKRPQIESTVSTFPALVPMPVAPPIISSGKPSVPLPLGQSSTFSPAESSYLPVGSIVPSSNPKGEKNMHWEERYHQLQISLKKSDESDLDEYVQMLQSVSSVELSKHAIEVEKRSIQLSLEEDISNFYS